Genomic window (Acidobacteriota bacterium):
CAAATCCGAAATCACAAATCCCACATCCGAAATCTATTGGACTGTCGCGGCGAGCAGCGAGCCTTTCGGGTCCGACGCGAAGGCATAGCCGTCCTCGATCTTTCCGATCATCCCGTGAAAGACGATATCCTCGCCGCTCAGAACGACGACGACGTCGCCCGGGCTGTTAAGTTTTTCGTCGATCTTGAATTTGATGATCGTCGCGTTGCCGTTGTCCTGCGACACGGCCTCGTAGTCGAATGTGTCAGCGTCGAAGCTGAGCGTTTGGCAAAATGAAACTTCCATAGGTAAAAAGTAGACGGTAGTTAGTAGTTAGTAGTCAGTAGACGGTAGACCGTCGTTAGTCAGTAGTCCTTTAGTAGTCAGTAGACGGTAGTCAGTAGACTTGATTCTGACTGGTTTGGCGGCCGATTTCAAACTGGGAGTCTTGAAACAGAAGATATGCCCGCGGCATTCGCGATTCGCGATTCGCGGATATCATTGAGAATATGACACTTATCCGAGCCAAACCTCGTTTGTCCCCCAACGGCGGCGATCTCGTTCACGATGCTCGGTCGCTTTGCACCAAGAAATCCAACCCTCTCCCCTATTTCGTACGGGCGTCCGCAATGATCCTGAAATCCAGCCCGATCGCGTCGTGGTCCGAAAGCGGCGTTCCTGATTCGTCTGTCAGGTTGCCGATCGTCAGAGGTTTTCCGGCCGGTTCGATGTCGCGGCCGGTGAACCAGTCGAGCCGGCCCGAAACGCGTCCGCCGACGCGGCGGGCGGCCCAGAAGATGAACGGAAAGCACCATTCCGGAACCCAATCGCGCAGATTCGTGTTCTTTTCGATGCTCTCGACGTCGTAATGGAGCGTTCCGGCTCCGGGTTCGTTCAGGTCCTTGTAATTGAATCCGCGCCGCTCCAGTTCGTTGAACAAATTCCGTTCGAAGTATCGGTCCGGATACGGAAAGTGCTTCGTCACGATACGTTTCGGCCCCATCATCACGCGGCGCCAATAGCCGAGGATGGCGCGGGTCGAATTCTGTGAATTGAACGTCGTCGTGTTCCAATCGCCGCCGATCACGGTCGGCAACGGCGGCAATGTGTCGAGATGATCGAGCACGATCTTGATCTGCAGATGGCGGTGGGCCCGCGAGCAATGCGCGTCGAGATGCGTCGTTACCGCACGAAATGTGCCCAGAGGATGCTCGATGTCGGCGACGAGCGCGCGCAGATAGCCGAGCCGTTTCTCCTTGCCCCACATCTTGTCCTTGCCGTTCGGGAGATCGACCGCGTGCGCGTTGCGCATCGGGTAGCGCGAAAACATCGAAAGCCCGTGGATCGACGTCGTGTTCTCACCCTCGGCCAGCGCTTCGACGCCGCTTCCCTTCTGGAGCGCGATGTAGACCGGCGCGAACGCGTAGTTCAGCTTCAGTTCCTGCGCGATCTCGCGCGCGACAAAGCGATTCCGGCTGCGCGCCATACCGTAATCGAGTTCGGTCAGCAAAAACAGGTCGCGGTCGCGCAGATGCTCGTGGTTCTTGAGGGCGTCGACGATGCCTTCGAAGATGTTGCCGCGTTCGATGTTCCAGGCGATCGCGGAAACCGCGGATCTGGGATTTGGGATTTCTGATTTGGGATTTTCGGAAAAGTCTTCCCTCACCACCGCGCCGAGGATGCGTTCGACGGTCGGGCGGATCTTTTTGTAGAGTTCGCTGCGCTCGGTCTCCTCGATCGACTCGAACGTCAGCAACTCGGGAAAATGCTGATTCAGGTCGTGATCGAGCAACTCGGGCGAGTGATGTTCGATTTCTTCTTGGGTCATATCAAACAATTTCGGAATTCGGATTTGTGATTTCGCATTTCAGCCAAGACTGCAAAACAAATCCGCAATCCAAAATCACAAATCCAAAATCGAGTCAGTCGTCGTATCTTTCCTTCGCCGGTGCGACGGCGAGGAATTCGCCGGCGATGCGGTCCGCGTAAGTGCCGAGCAGTTCGTAAAGGCGATCCTTCTTCTTTGAATGCAGGATCAGTCCGACGTGATGCGGCTTGTGAACGCGATATACGACCTCCGGATCGTCGAAGTGCGAAGTGTCCGGATGATCCTCCTTCGCTAGCGCAAGACAAATGCCGGCGTATTCTTTCTTCACTTTCGGCGCTTTGTACGGGTTCTCCTCGGTCGCCGTTTCGACCTTCGCCCATTCGCGCCAGAGGTTGAAGCCGTTGGCGTACTCAGTCACGTTCGCAATGTACGCGCCGCCGACGCGGCAGGCGACTTCGAGCAGGAAAAACTCGCCGGTTTCGGCACAGCGGAGGAATTCCGCGTGCGCGACGCCGCGTTTGTATTCGAAGCCCTCGAGCAGTTTCTTGTTGAGTTTCTCAAGTTCCTTTCGCAGTTTCGAACGATAATCGACCGTGTACGTCGAAAACACTCCGCCCATATGCGTAACGGTGAACGGCGGCGTGCCGTATTCGCTGACGCCGGCGGCGACGATCTCGCCGTTTTCGACGACCGAATCGACGTGATAGACCTTGCCGGTGATGAATCGCTCGATCAGAAACTGCGACGGATGATCGCGCCAGGTGTTGCGATTGTCGAGGTCGGTCAGGACGTCCCAGACCTGATCCTTTGTCTCGCATTTGCGGATTCCGAAGGCCGAAACTTCGGTGCGCGGTTTGACGATCCACGGCCCCGGAACGCGATCCAGATACTCGTTGATCGCGTCCTGATTGAAAGCGCCGACGAATTCCGGACACGGTATTCCAAGTTCGGAGGCGAGGTTCCGCATCCGAAGCTTGTCGCGAAAGCGAAGTCCGTAACTTCCGGAAATCCCTTCGATCTGGAGGTGTTCGCGCACTTTCGCCGCAGTCAGTACGTCGAATTCGTCGAGCCCGACGATGCGGTCGATCGGCTGGCTGCCCGCGATATTGGTGATCGTTCGAACATACGCCCCGACCGATGCGTAACCGTCGACCGTCTGAACCTCGTTGAGGCTCGTCCACGCCCAGGCGGCGTCCTTCAGATCGTTGCGCGTGACAAGCGTCACGTGCCATCCCGCATTATGGCATTCTTCGAGAAACTCGTTGCCCTTGAATTCGCTGGCGATGCAAACGATGTATTTTTTCATAAAGTCCGTTTTATCTTGCGCCCGAAAAATGGCACAATTCAAAGTCTGAAGACACGCTAAATGCTCGTTTTGACGTTAGCAAAACGGACATTGACTTGCAAATTAGACGGCTTCGGAAAGGGAGTAATTAATGGGCGGAATTGACCCGATCGAATTGGTTTCAAACTTGATCATCTATATGGTCGTGCTGTTGCTGGCGATCTCGTCGCACGAAGCGGGACACGCCTGGATGTCGCACAAATACGGCGACGACACGGCCTATATGCTCGGCCGCGTGACGCTCAATCCGGTCGCGCATACCGATCCGATCGGGACGCTGCTTCTGCCGATCATCAGTTTCGTTTTCGGCGCGATGGGCGGAGCGC
Coding sequences:
- a CDS encoding ATP-grasp domain-containing protein: MKKYIVCIASEFKGNEFLEECHNAGWHVTLVTRNDLKDAAWAWTSLNEVQTVDGYASVGAYVRTITNIAGSQPIDRIVGLDEFDVLTAAKVREHLQIEGISGSYGLRFRDKLRMRNLASELGIPCPEFVGAFNQDAINEYLDRVPGPWIVKPRTEVSAFGIRKCETKDQVWDVLTDLDNRNTWRDHPSQFLIERFITGKVYHVDSVVENGEIVAAGVSEYGTPPFTVTHMGGVFSTYTVDYRSKLRKELEKLNKKLLEGFEYKRGVAHAEFLRCAETGEFFLLEVACRVGGAYIANVTEYANGFNLWREWAKVETATEENPYKAPKVKKEYAGICLALAKEDHPDTSHFDDPEVVYRVHKPHHVGLILHSKKKDRLYELLGTYADRIAGEFLAVAPAKERYDD